TGCAGCCGCAAGTTTTTGCGGAGCCGCAGCAAGAGCTTGACGATGCCGCGATCGTGCCGTACTTCTTCTTGACTTCCTGCTTGATATTTTTTTTCATTTGGAAACCTCCTTTTTGTTTCCTTTTTTAAAACCTGCTTACGCTTTGCCGGCTACCAAATGCTAGTCCGAACCAAACCGGCCAGCATCGGCCCCAGTTTTTCCTTGACTATGCCGCCCAGCTCGTTGGCCTTGATCAGGGTCAAGCAGCAGAACGCCCCGTCCTTTTCCCAGACAACCAGGGCGAGCTTGTCGCCGGCTTTGATGCCCGCCTTGTCGCGGATCTCCTTGGGCAGGATCATCTGGCCGCGCTCGTCCACGCTCAGCAGCGCCGTCACCTGGCAGCAGCTGCCGCCGCCCGCACCTTCCTTTTTCTTCGTCATGGCCGTTCCTCCATTTCAGTTTTTACTGATTTTACTGATTTCGCTGATTATAATAATATCGAAAATCCGTTTTGTCAACAAAAAAATGTGGGATAAAATATCAGTGATTTGAAGTTCTTCCCGAATGGCCGGGGCGCGAAGAGGCCCTACCCCCCGTTTCCCGTCAGGATGCGCGCCGGGGGGCTATTTCGGTCATGAGCAGGGTGAAAAGCA
This genomic interval from Candidatus Aminicenantes bacterium contains the following:
- a CDS encoding HgcAB-associated protein, producing MTKKKEGAGGGSCCQVTALLSVDERGQMILPKEIRDKAGIKAGDKLALVVWEKDGAFCCLTLIKANELGGIVKEKLGPMLAGLVRTSIW